The following are encoded in a window of Paenibacillaceae bacterium GAS479 genomic DNA:
- a CDS encoding Dolichyl-phosphate-mannose-protein mannosyltransferase has product MNLIEGTQTSIPSRQPLRMDLWLTAAVIMAAFLNLYGIWDETYSNTYYTTAVGSMLQSWENFFYGSLDSAGSVTIDKPPLVFWVQTAFAYVFGLHGWSVILPQALAGIAVVPLIYLCVKPTFGSLAARFAAFAMALTPVGVAVARTNNIDAMLVFVLLLAAWLLLRGIRENKISSLVIAFALIGMGFNMKMLQAYMVLPAFYLLYVLGVQLKAKKKYAVLAGSTALMLLISVSWAVIVDSIPADKRPYIGSSETNSVMELAFGYNGVSRLSGDRGGGGGNGEFPGGDFPNGFTPDGSMQGTRDRAHAGAGAGGGSLGNGGELPSGSVPGQPQTGSGTSPLDGSSEWGTRSGGWGTAPAGGGGGGMFSTGTIGPLRLFQQELSGQASWLLPFALLSALALLLSFRWRSMTAKHKETIFWLAWLVPVGGFFSIAGFFHQYYLIMLAPPIAALAGAGASYMWAKYRESAGWQAWLLPGSIAVTALFQWFILHSFESTIGIGWSIAVAGLGLLAALVLGVQNGRERSVVKAVGLIGMAVMLIGPAYWSATPILYGQNAMIPAAGPASSFGGGMGRIALQGVGGSQQSGMGMERPGQQGGVGGDQLEGRADRLPGEMGMLPGDGGMGPGQDRGNAGVDQGMLDYLRKNQSTENLLAVPNYNTAAPYIVDEKEKVVILHGFQNSDPVYDEAKLEKLVRSGAVKYFLVLGTGSNSDLTAWIKKNGKVINASEYTTGSTEQTKSINGSFGRGGNAVLYEVTLD; this is encoded by the coding sequence ATGAACTTAATAGAAGGAACGCAAACGAGCATTCCAAGCAGACAGCCGTTGAGAATGGACTTATGGCTGACGGCGGCTGTTATAATGGCCGCTTTTTTGAATCTGTATGGCATCTGGGATGAGACTTACTCGAACACCTACTATACAACTGCGGTCGGCAGCATGCTCCAGAGCTGGGAAAACTTCTTTTATGGCTCGCTAGACTCGGCAGGATCGGTAACAATCGATAAACCGCCGCTGGTGTTCTGGGTTCAGACTGCTTTTGCCTACGTGTTCGGCTTGCATGGATGGAGCGTCATCCTGCCGCAAGCGCTGGCAGGCATCGCTGTTGTGCCGCTTATCTATCTTTGTGTGAAGCCGACGTTCGGCAGCTTGGCCGCGAGGTTCGCCGCTTTCGCTATGGCGCTTACGCCAGTTGGCGTAGCGGTGGCCCGCACGAACAACATCGATGCGATGTTGGTGTTCGTGCTGCTGCTTGCCGCCTGGCTCCTACTACGAGGCATCCGCGAAAATAAGATCAGCAGCCTTGTTATCGCCTTTGCTCTTATCGGGATGGGATTCAATATGAAGATGCTCCAGGCTTATATGGTGCTTCCGGCCTTTTATCTGCTGTATGTACTCGGGGTCCAATTGAAGGCAAAGAAGAAGTATGCCGTATTGGCTGGCAGTACCGCGCTTATGCTCCTCATTTCCGTTTCCTGGGCGGTTATCGTTGATTCCATCCCTGCCGACAAAAGGCCTTATATCGGCAGCAGCGAGACGAACTCCGTCATGGAGCTTGCATTCGGATATAATGGCGTTTCCCGGTTGAGCGGTGATAGGGGAGGAGGTGGAGGAAATGGCGAATTCCCAGGCGGAGACTTCCCGAACGGATTCACGCCTGATGGCTCCATGCAGGGAACTAGAGACAGAGCTCATGCGGGTGCAGGTGCAGGAGGAGGATCGTTGGGCAATGGGGGTGAACTCCCGAGTGGAAGCGTTCCAGGCCAACCGCAGACTGGTAGTGGCACTTCGCCGCTGGATGGAAGTTCCGAGTGGGGTACTCGCAGCGGGGGCTGGGGAACTGCGCCAGCAGGAGGCGGCGGAGGCGGTATGTTCAGCACGGGTACAATTGGGCCGCTCCGTCTTTTTCAGCAGGAGCTGTCTGGACAGGCAAGCTGGCTGCTGCCTTTCGCCTTGCTGTCAGCGCTGGCGCTGCTGTTGTCTTTTAGGTGGCGCAGCATGACTGCGAAACATAAAGAGACGATTTTCTGGCTGGCCTGGCTCGTGCCGGTTGGCGGTTTCTTCAGCATAGCTGGATTTTTTCACCAATATTATCTGATCATGCTTGCACCTCCAATCGCAGCATTGGCAGGGGCTGGGGCAAGCTATATGTGGGCCAAGTACAGGGAAAGCGCAGGCTGGCAAGCCTGGTTGCTGCCTGGTTCTATCGCGGTTACCGCGTTGTTCCAGTGGTTCATTTTGCATTCTTTTGAAAGCACGATTGGCATCGGCTGGTCGATCGCAGTGGCAGGGCTCGGTTTACTGGCAGCGCTTGTTCTTGGTGTGCAGAATGGCCGGGAGCGTAGCGTTGTCAAAGCGGTCGGTCTGATTGGTATGGCAGTGATGCTGATCGGGCCTGCATACTGGTCGGCAACGCCGATCTTGTATGGTCAGAATGCGATGATTCCGGCTGCAGGACCAGCTAGCAGCTTTGGCGGCGGCATGGGACGAATCGCTCTGCAAGGCGTGGGCGGTAGCCAACAAAGCGGCATGGGCATGGAACGCCCTGGTCAGCAAGGCGGAGTGGGCGGCGATCAGTTGGAAGGAAGGGCTGACAGACTGCCAGGAGAAATGGGGATGTTACCAGGTGATGGAGGCATGGGGCCAGGTCAAGATCGCGGAAATGCTGGCGTAGATCAAGGGATGCTTGATTATTTGCGGAAAAATCAGTCGACTGAAAATCTGCTGGCAGTTCCGAATTACAATACAGCTGCGCCTTACATCGTTGATGAGAAGGAGAAGGTTGTCATTTTGCATGGCTTCCAAAATTCAGATCCGGTTTATGATGAGGCGAAGCTAGAGAAGCTTGTTCGCTCCGGCGCGGTGAAGTATTTCCTAGTTCTCGGAACTGGAAGCAACAGCGATCTGACAGCATGGATCAAGAAGAATGGAAAAGTCATCAACGCCAGCGAATATACCACAGGTTCTACCGAACAAACTAAATCCATAAACGGTTCCTTCGGACGAGGTGGTAATGCTGTTCTTTATGAGGTTACTCTTGATTGA
- a CDS encoding 3-deoxy-D-arabinoheptulosonate-7-phosphate synthase, which produces MIVITQPTVTDERIAEIVSHIERAGVTAHVSRGTDRTVIGIIGKAEPTLAEHLRQLKGVENVIKISKSYKLASRDFHPEDTIIDIKGVQIGGSNLVVMGGPCAVESAEQIDEIARLVKAAGGQVLRGGAFKPRTGPYSFQGVGVEGLEIMREAGEKHGLLTITEVMTPEYVDICAEHADILQVGTRNMQNFDLLRKLGTIQTPVLLKRGFSSTYDEFLNAAEYILAGGNPNVMLCERGIRTFETYTRNTLDLSAIPVLQGLSHLPVISDPSHGTGRRELVEPMTKASVAAGANGLIIEMHTDPDNSMTGDGVQSLFPDQFANLLKDLEKLAPIVGKKFDTKKEQAEAFAVWKR; this is translated from the coding sequence ATGATAGTCATTACTCAGCCTACAGTTACCGACGAGCGGATCGCCGAAATCGTCTCTCATATCGAACGCGCGGGAGTAACCGCTCATGTATCAAGAGGTACGGATCGTACCGTTATCGGAATTATCGGCAAGGCAGAGCCTACGCTCGCCGAGCATCTTCGTCAACTTAAGGGTGTCGAGAACGTCATTAAGATTTCTAAGTCCTACAAGCTGGCTAGCCGAGATTTTCACCCTGAAGATACGATTATCGACATCAAAGGCGTGCAGATCGGCGGCAGCAATCTGGTCGTCATGGGCGGGCCATGCGCTGTTGAGTCTGCGGAACAGATCGATGAAATTGCTCGCCTAGTCAAGGCGGCTGGCGGACAGGTGCTGCGAGGCGGCGCGTTTAAACCTCGCACAGGGCCGTACAGCTTCCAAGGCGTTGGCGTAGAGGGACTTGAGATCATGCGCGAAGCGGGAGAAAAGCATGGCCTGCTGACGATCACAGAGGTTATGACGCCTGAGTATGTGGATATTTGCGCAGAGCATGCGGATATTTTGCAGGTAGGAACGCGCAATATGCAAAACTTCGATCTCCTGCGCAAGCTCGGTACAATCCAGACTCCTGTTTTGCTCAAGCGCGGCTTTAGCAGCACATATGACGAATTCCTCAATGCAGCCGAATACATTCTTGCTGGCGGTAATCCGAATGTAATGCTCTGCGAGCGCGGAATCCGTACTTTCGAGACGTACACTCGCAATACGCTCGATCTGTCGGCAATTCCAGTGCTGCAAGGACTTAGCCATTTGCCAGTCATCTCCGATCCAAGTCACGGTACGGGAAGACGCGAGCTCGTTGAGCCAATGACCAAAGCATCCGTGGCGGCAGGAGCGAATGGTTTGATTATCGAAATGCATACCGATCCGGACAATTCCATGACAGGTGATGGCGTTCAATCGCTGTTCCCGGATCAGTTCGCCAACCTGCTCAAGGATTTGGAGAAGCTGGCTCCGATCGTCGGTAAGAAATTTGACACGAAAAAAGAGCAGGCGGAGGCTTTTGCCGTCTGGAAACGTTAA
- a CDS encoding Uncharacterized conserved protein, DUF2062 family, whose product MAGTTNRTRPRSWPGGAKRWMRYKLLQLLRAPGGPTFVAMGFSIGFFCEMFTLPTYGLAFFLIFPLIYLLRGSLAGALVGFVIGKIIYLPLAYLHSLVGGWVLPAHMNLHLPLVGEKINHMLLLNLKLIVGGMVDGLWIGALLFIAVRAILLYLTAKRKERRRLKRHVVGSPVGDMAGN is encoded by the coding sequence ATGGCAGGCACTACGAATCGAACACGGCCGCGCTCCTGGCCGGGAGGGGCAAAGCGCTGGATGCGCTACAAGCTGCTGCAATTGCTGCGTGCGCCCGGTGGACCGACGTTTGTAGCAATGGGTTTCTCTATTGGTTTCTTTTGCGAGATGTTTACGCTCCCTACGTACGGCCTGGCTTTTTTTCTGATCTTTCCACTGATCTATTTGCTGCGGGGCAGTCTGGCTGGAGCTCTCGTTGGCTTCGTCATTGGCAAAATCATCTATTTGCCGCTTGCCTACCTTCACTCGCTTGTCGGGGGCTGGGTGCTTCCGGCGCATATGAACCTTCATCTCCCACTCGTTGGCGAAAAAATCAACCATATGCTACTGCTCAACCTCAAGCTGATTGTCGGCGGCATGGTGGACGGTTTATGGATAGGCGCGCTTCTGTTCATTGCTGTTCGCGCGATCCTTCTCTACTTGACGGCGAAGCGCAAGGAGCGCCGCCGCTTGAAGCGTCACGTGGTTGGATCTCCAGTGGGCGATATGGCAGGAAACTGA
- a CDS encoding glutamine synthetase encodes MSVQGVLDKIKENNIQFVDFRFVDLAGRAHHITLPATEVDGDTFVNGVAFDGSSIHGFRGIEESDMVMMPDTESVFVDPFTDHPTLNIMCNIHTPDGERYDRDPRSIAQKAEEYLQTSGVGTTAFFAPESEFFIFDDVRYESSMNTSFFSVDSEEAAWNTGRKEEGGNLGFKIGVKGGYVPVAPVDSQQDIRSEMCRLMQEAGLRIERHHHEVATAGQAEINFRFDTLTKTADNLMLYKYIVHNTARQYGKVATFMPKPLFGDNGSGMHVHQSIFNGDSPLFFEKGGYANLSQMALHYIGGILHHAPALIALTNPSTNSFKRLVPGYEAPVNLVFSKGNRSAAVRIPVAAVTPKGCRIEFRTPDSTANPYLSFAAMLLAGLDGIQRKIDPTALGYGPYDKNIYELSDAEKQEIRSVPGTLDEALDALEADSAFLTESGVFSQDFIDNYVAFKRTEAKAVAIRVHPHEYGLYFDC; translated from the coding sequence ATGTCAGTTCAAGGTGTATTGGACAAAATCAAAGAAAATAACATCCAGTTTGTCGATTTCCGTTTTGTGGATCTTGCCGGTCGTGCTCATCACATCACCCTTCCTGCGACGGAAGTGGATGGTGACACGTTCGTAAACGGTGTCGCTTTTGACGGCTCCTCGATCCATGGTTTCCGCGGCATCGAAGAATCCGACATGGTCATGATGCCCGATACGGAGTCGGTATTCGTAGATCCTTTCACCGACCACCCGACTTTGAACATCATGTGCAACATTCACACGCCGGACGGCGAACGCTATGATCGCGATCCGCGCAGCATCGCCCAGAAGGCGGAAGAATACCTCCAAACCTCCGGCGTTGGCACGACAGCATTCTTCGCACCTGAGTCCGAGTTCTTCATCTTTGACGACGTGCGTTATGAAAGCTCCATGAATACCTCCTTCTTCTCGGTTGATTCCGAAGAAGCAGCTTGGAACACTGGCCGCAAGGAAGAGGGCGGCAACCTCGGTTTCAAAATCGGCGTTAAAGGCGGTTATGTTCCGGTTGCTCCAGTTGATTCCCAACAAGATATCCGCAGTGAAATGTGCCGCCTGATGCAAGAAGCAGGCCTGCGCATCGAGCGTCATCACCACGAAGTGGCGACTGCTGGACAAGCGGAGATCAACTTCCGTTTTGACACACTGACCAAAACAGCTGACAACTTGATGCTTTACAAATATATTGTGCATAACACAGCTCGCCAGTACGGCAAAGTAGCTACGTTCATGCCAAAACCACTTTTCGGTGACAATGGCAGCGGTATGCACGTTCATCAATCCATCTTTAACGGCGACAGCCCGCTGTTCTTCGAAAAAGGCGGCTATGCTAACCTGAGCCAAATGGCTCTGCATTACATCGGCGGAATTCTGCATCACGCTCCAGCGCTGATCGCACTGACGAACCCGAGCACGAACTCGTTCAAACGTCTGGTTCCAGGCTATGAAGCTCCAGTTAACCTGGTGTTCTCCAAAGGCAACCGTTCCGCAGCCGTTCGGATTCCAGTTGCAGCGGTTACGCCAAAAGGCTGCCGCATCGAGTTCCGTACTCCGGACTCCACGGCTAACCCTTACCTGTCGTTCGCAGCAATGCTGCTGGCTGGCCTTGATGGCATCCAACGCAAAATCGATCCTACAGCTCTCGGTTACGGCCCGTACGACAAAAACATCTACGAGCTGTCCGATGCAGAGAAACAAGAAATCCGCAGCGTTCCTGGAACGCTTGACGAAGCTCTCGATGCTCTGGAAGCTGACTCCGCATTCCTTACCGAAAGCGGCGTATTCAGCCAAGACTTCATCGACAACTACGTTGCATTCAAGCGCACAGAAGCTAAAGCCGTTGCTATCCGTGTGCATCCACACGAGTACGGTCTCTACTTCGACTGCTAA
- a CDS encoding transcriptional pleiotropic regulator of transition state genes yields the protein MKPAGVVRKVDQLGRIVLPKSLRKRYQMNEGDPVEILVQGDHIILERYRPRCVFCGSMEEVRDFKERHLCAECMTGMSQLRR from the coding sequence ATGAAACCGGCTGGAGTCGTACGGAAGGTTGATCAGCTTGGGCGCATCGTACTTCCTAAATCGTTGCGCAAGCGTTATCAGATGAATGAAGGGGATCCGGTTGAGATCCTCGTACAGGGCGATCATATTATTTTGGAGCGTTACCGCCCGCGCTGCGTTTTTTGCGGATCGATGGAAGAGGTGCGGGACTTCAAGGAACGCCATCTCTGTGCAGAATGCATGACGGGAATGTCGCAGCTTCGTCGTTAA
- a CDS encoding phosphoserine aminotransferase apoenzyme (manually curated): MTKRAYNFNAGPAALPLEVLQQAEKEFVDYKGAGMSIMEMSHRSKLFEGVNDEAEQLARELLQVPDDYSIMLLQGGASTQFAMVPMNLLSAGKTAAYVNSGSWAKKAIKEAKLIGETRIVASAEESRFTAMPNLSALDLSEDTAYLHLTSNETIEGTQLAAFPDTGNVPLIADMSSDIMSRPLNVSQFGMIYAGAQKNLGPSGATIVIARNELISSSPAGVPTMLRYDTHAKSKSLYNTPPSFAVYMVGLVLNWIKGKGGLAAVEQLNRTKTGLIYGAIDESGGFYRGVAQAESRSLMNITFRLQSEELEKLFIKGTEEHGFVGLKGHRDVGGLRASTYNAVPLESCQALADFMKEFQRTHG; encoded by the coding sequence GTGACGAAGAGAGCGTACAATTTCAATGCCGGACCGGCAGCGTTGCCGCTGGAAGTGCTGCAGCAGGCCGAGAAGGAGTTTGTCGACTACAAGGGTGCAGGCATGTCCATTATGGAGATGTCCCATCGCAGCAAGCTGTTCGAGGGCGTGAATGACGAAGCCGAGCAACTGGCGCGCGAGCTGCTTCAAGTACCGGATGATTACAGCATCATGCTGCTGCAAGGCGGCGCGAGCACCCAGTTCGCCATGGTGCCAATGAATCTGCTGTCTGCCGGTAAAACCGCAGCTTATGTGAACAGCGGCAGCTGGGCCAAAAAAGCAATCAAGGAAGCAAAGCTGATTGGGGAAACTCGCATTGTGGCATCGGCGGAGGAATCCCGTTTCACGGCTATGCCGAACTTGTCTGCACTTGATTTGTCAGAAGATACGGCGTACTTGCATCTCACTTCCAACGAAACGATCGAGGGAACACAGTTGGCAGCTTTCCCGGATACCGGCAATGTGCCGCTTATTGCCGACATGTCCAGCGACATCATGTCTCGTCCACTCAACGTAAGTCAGTTCGGGATGATCTATGCCGGCGCGCAAAAGAATCTTGGACCTTCGGGCGCGACGATTGTCATTGCCCGCAATGAGCTGATCAGTTCGAGTCCGGCAGGCGTTCCGACAATGCTGCGCTATGATACCCATGCCAAGTCCAAGTCTCTCTATAATACACCGCCATCTTTCGCTGTATATATGGTAGGACTTGTGCTGAATTGGATCAAAGGCAAAGGTGGTCTAGCCGCAGTTGAGCAGCTTAACCGCACGAAAACGGGCTTGATCTACGGCGCTATCGATGAAAGCGGTGGGTTCTATCGCGGTGTTGCCCAGGCTGAGAGCCGCTCGCTGATGAACATTACGTTCCGCCTCCAATCCGAGGAACTTGAGAAGCTCTTCATCAAGGGGACGGAGGAGCATGGTTTTGTCGGCCTGAAAGGCCATCGTGATGTTGGCGGACTGCGTGCTTCCACCTACAACGCTGTGCCGCTTGAAAGCTGCCAAGCTCTGGCCGACTTTATGAAGGAATTCCAACGTACGCACGGTTGA
- a CDS encoding tRNA (cytidine/uridine-2'-O-)-methyltransferase encodes MAFHIVLVEPEIPANTGNIARTCAATGAHLHLVRPLGFNTDDRTLKRAGLDYWHAVKVHYYDSFQEVRDSFPEGRFFFASTKAHNRYDSVAYRDGDLLVFGKETKGLPPELIEANPSAAIRLPMTGDVRSMNLSNSAAVILFEALRQNGFSGLE; translated from the coding sequence ATGGCGTTTCATATTGTGCTGGTCGAGCCCGAAATACCCGCGAACACGGGCAATATTGCTCGTACTTGTGCGGCTACAGGAGCCCATTTGCATCTGGTGAGGCCGCTCGGATTTAACACAGATGACCGAACCTTAAAGCGTGCCGGGCTAGATTACTGGCATGCCGTTAAAGTTCATTATTATGACTCCTTCCAGGAAGTCAGGGATAGTTTCCCGGAGGGACGATTTTTCTTCGCAAGCACCAAAGCTCATAACCGTTACGACTCGGTCGCTTATCGCGATGGAGATCTGCTAGTGTTCGGTAAAGAAACGAAGGGGCTGCCGCCTGAGCTAATAGAAGCCAATCCCTCTGCGGCTATACGTTTGCCAATGACCGGTGATGTCCGTTCCATGAATTTATCCAATTCGGCTGCGGTAATTCTGTTTGAAGCGCTGAGGCAAAACGGTTTTTCCGGTTTGGAATAA
- a CDS encoding Signal transduction histidine kinase — protein sequence MSIRLKLTLWYSGILAFVLVMLSGAVYIFFNQYTYNDLENKLQFQGRNLGEQISNRSIFNPGELSVDRSSLLQDGYFIQIYNYRNGDVQKSANLRDNNLAFPYKEDPSNIKKASFQKVFVGGYPFYVYQIPIMTSGGEEVVGLLQVGSLVSTQESLLQQLRTILVISSIMGLLLAFTVGLIMARQSLRPIEVVIQAAEQIDKGSDLSMRIAWNGPNDELGRLTNTLNGMLGRMELAYNELDEAYDAQRRFVSDASHELRTPLTTIRGNIDLLEKIWVPALDEGAGSSVQISEQEALRQEMSREAMKDIGDEARRMSRLVNDLLALARADAGFVMEKKPVEMLPLLEEVVRRAALLPRTSAWLPGDLSALEGVGVMGNADYLRQLMFIFIENAFKYTPDGSVRLTAVVKNNQVGIKIQDTGLGMNEEQIPHIFERFYRADESRGITSGTGLGLSIAKWILDEHNSSAEVHTSPGAGTTFTVWLPVAFSVQEN from the coding sequence GTGTCCATTCGCTTAAAGCTTACGCTGTGGTATAGCGGCATTTTGGCTTTTGTGCTGGTTATGCTCAGCGGCGCGGTCTATATATTTTTTAACCAATATACGTACAATGACCTGGAGAACAAACTGCAATTCCAGGGACGGAATCTTGGCGAACAAATTAGTAATCGGAGCATCTTTAATCCTGGTGAGCTGTCAGTGGATAGATCCTCGTTACTTCAGGACGGATACTTTATTCAGATTTACAATTATCGCAACGGTGATGTGCAGAAATCAGCCAATTTACGGGATAACAATCTTGCTTTCCCATACAAAGAGGATCCTTCTAACATCAAAAAAGCAAGTTTCCAAAAAGTGTTCGTTGGAGGTTATCCTTTTTACGTTTATCAGATTCCAATTATGACGAGCGGAGGGGAAGAGGTTGTAGGGCTGCTGCAAGTCGGCTCTTTGGTTAGTACCCAGGAGAGTTTGCTTCAGCAGCTAAGGACGATACTTGTGATTTCCTCCATTATGGGGTTGCTGCTCGCATTTACGGTGGGGCTCATTATGGCGCGCCAATCACTGCGTCCAATTGAAGTTGTTATCCAAGCCGCTGAGCAAATCGATAAAGGCTCCGATCTCAGCATGAGAATCGCCTGGAATGGTCCGAACGACGAACTGGGTCGTCTGACGAATACGCTGAACGGCATGCTGGGGCGCATGGAACTAGCTTACAATGAACTGGACGAGGCCTACGACGCGCAGCGGCGATTCGTCTCGGATGCTTCGCATGAACTGCGCACACCTCTCACTACGATTCGCGGCAATATTGATCTGTTGGAAAAAATATGGGTTCCCGCGCTGGATGAGGGAGCCGGCAGCTCGGTGCAGATTTCGGAACAGGAAGCGTTGCGCCAGGAGATGTCGCGCGAAGCGATGAAGGACATTGGCGACGAAGCGAGACGAATGTCCCGGCTCGTCAATGATTTGCTGGCGCTGGCTCGAGCCGATGCCGGATTCGTCATGGAGAAGAAGCCGGTGGAGATGCTACCGCTGCTTGAGGAGGTTGTGCGGCGTGCGGCGCTGCTACCGCGCACTTCTGCCTGGCTGCCTGGCGACCTTTCCGCTTTGGAAGGTGTAGGCGTGATGGGGAATGCGGATTATTTGCGGCAGCTGATGTTCATTTTCATCGAAAATGCCTTCAAGTATACGCCGGATGGAAGTGTCCGGCTGACGGCAGTTGTGAAAAACAACCAGGTCGGCATCAAAATTCAGGATACGGGACTTGGCATGAATGAGGAGCAAATACCGCATATTTTTGAACGCTTTTACCGGGCGGATGAGTCCAGGGGCATAACGAGCGGCACTGGCCTTGGCCTGTCGATCGCCAAATGGATTCTCGACGAGCATAACAGCTCGGCCGAAGTTCATACGAGTCCGGGAGCAGGAACGACATTTACCGTCTGGCTGCCAGTCGCCTTTTCCGTACAGGAGAATTAG
- a CDS encoding 4-hydroxy-3-methylbut-2-enyl diphosphate reductase yields MEVVKISPRGYCYGVVDAMVLALQTARNLDLPRPIYILGMIVHNSHVTDAFEEEGIITLDGENRLEILEQVESGTIIFTAHGVSPEVRQRAKEKGLTVVDATCPDVTKTHDLIREKTAEGYQIIYIGKKGHPEPEGAVGVAPDEVHLIERESDIEQLNVTGERILITNQTTMSQWDIRILISRLLEKYPHAEIHNEICLATQVRQEAVAEQAGQAELTIVVGDPRSNNSNRLAQVSEEISGVPAYRISDLSELQLDWLKGKQRVSVTSGASTPTPLTREVIQFLEQYDESDPSSWELKRTVDMAKLLPRVKIKSGA; encoded by the coding sequence ATGGAAGTAGTGAAAATATCGCCGCGGGGTTATTGCTACGGGGTTGTTGATGCGATGGTTCTGGCGTTGCAGACTGCTCGCAATCTCGATTTGCCCCGCCCTATATATATACTGGGCATGATCGTCCATAACTCCCATGTTACCGATGCGTTTGAAGAAGAAGGCATCATTACGCTAGACGGAGAGAATCGGTTGGAAATTCTGGAGCAAGTGGAGTCCGGTACGATTATTTTTACGGCGCATGGTGTTTCCCCTGAGGTGCGGCAGCGTGCCAAGGAAAAAGGATTGACTGTCGTGGACGCGACATGTCCCGATGTGACCAAAACGCATGATCTGATCCGCGAGAAAACAGCCGAGGGTTATCAGATCATTTACATCGGCAAGAAGGGTCATCCGGAGCCGGAAGGCGCGGTTGGCGTTGCGCCGGATGAAGTTCATCTTATTGAGCGCGAGTCAGACATCGAGCAGTTGAATGTGACTGGTGAACGTATTTTGATTACGAACCAGACGACGATGTCACAATGGGATATTCGTATTCTGATCAGCCGTTTGCTGGAGAAATATCCGCATGCTGAGATTCACAATGAGATCTGCTTGGCGACCCAGGTACGTCAAGAAGCGGTGGCGGAGCAAGCTGGCCAGGCTGAGCTGACAATCGTTGTCGGTGATCCTCGCAGCAACAACTCCAATCGCTTGGCACAGGTTTCGGAGGAAATTTCAGGCGTACCGGCTTACCGGATCTCAGATCTGTCTGAACTGCAGCTGGATTGGCTGAAGGGCAAGCAGCGTGTATCCGTAACCTCAGGCGCTTCGACGCCTACGCCTCTCACTCGCGAGGTGATTCAGTTCCTGGAACAGTACGACGAGAGCGATCCGTCTTCTTGGGAGCTGAAGCGTACGGTGGATATGGCTAAATTGCTACCAAGAGTCAAAATTAAGTCAGGCGCGTAA
- a CDS encoding two-component system, OmpR family, alkaline phosphatase synthesis response regulator PhoP, which yields MTKKKVLIVDDEPSISMLLEFNLNLAGYEVRSVHDGMAVFDMLKPFRPDLIVLDLMLPKMDGIEVCRELRRRGNVVPIVMLTAMQDVTDRIAGLDNGADDYMTKPFSPQELISRISAIFRRIQDYPGVIDEARYDFGPLQVDLGTREVHQHGELVELTPKEFELLVFLCRHRGKVLSRQQLLQGVWDYHFLGDTRIVDVHISHLRDKIERSARSPEYIMTVRNVGYKLTGPNPKDQTALA from the coding sequence ATGACGAAAAAAAAAGTTCTCATCGTTGACGACGAGCCTTCAATCTCAATGCTTCTCGAATTCAACCTGAACCTTGCCGGTTACGAGGTCCGCTCCGTGCATGACGGCATGGCCGTTTTTGATATGCTTAAGCCATTCCGCCCGGACTTGATCGTGCTTGATTTGATGCTGCCCAAAATGGACGGAATTGAGGTTTGTCGTGAGCTGCGCCGCAGAGGCAATGTCGTTCCAATCGTAATGCTCACCGCCATGCAGGATGTGACAGACCGCATCGCTGGCTTGGACAATGGCGCCGATGACTATATGACCAAGCCCTTCAGCCCGCAAGAGCTGATCTCCCGAATCTCGGCTATTTTCCGGCGGATACAAGACTATCCCGGTGTAATTGATGAAGCCCGTTATGACTTCGGTCCTTTGCAGGTCGATCTTGGCACTCGGGAGGTTCATCAGCATGGAGAGCTTGTCGAACTTACCCCGAAGGAGTTCGAGCTGCTCGTGTTCCTTTGCCGCCACCGTGGAAAAGTGCTGAGCCGCCAGCAGTTACTGCAAGGAGTATGGGATTATCATTTCCTCGGAGACACCCGCATTGTCGATGTGCATATCAGCCATCTTCGGGATAAAATCGAGCGCAGCGCCCGTTCCCCCGAATACATTATGACGGTCCGCAACGTCGGATACAAGCTCACAGGTCCCAATCCCAAGGATCAGACCGCATTAGCCTAA